CTGATTGGGCGATGGCCTTCGATGCAGGTACCATGGGCGTCTCTTTGCTGGGCAAGAGCAGTGAAGGGGATAAGACCATGTTAGATGCCATGTTCCCGGCGGGCAGAGCCATGCAGAAAGCTGTGGGGAAGGGCGGCAGCCTGCCGGAGGTTTTGGCAGCCGGTGCGGAAGCAGCTGAAAATGGTGTGCTCTACACGAAAACCATTCAGGCTAACAAGGGAAGAGCATCTTATCTGGGCTCCCGCAGCATTGGCCATCAGGACCCTGGTGCCACCACCATTATGTTGATGCTTCAGGCCATGCATAAAGTGGCAGTGGAGCGGGATGTGGATTGAGTTATGGATTACGACCTGTCAGTAGGCAGGTCGTTTTTATTTGGCGGCAGGCGTTGGACATAGGTGGTGCTGTTTGCTATAATTCATAGGGTAAGCGTATCAGCAGAATCAGTAGTAGATGTGGTGACAGTTATGGACTTAACGGTGCGTGTTCCCGGTTCCTGTGGGGAATTGGTGCAGGGCTTTGCCCAAGGGGCGCCTTTTTTGGGGACCTGCCCCATTGACAGATATACAACGGTAGAGGTAAGCGACAGTTTTTCGGGGCTGACAGGCTTGGGGGAAAAATCTTTGCAGGCCCTGCAGCTGACATTAGCCCGTTTGGGAATGGATGATTTTCCCTATGGACTAAAACTGACCTCAGAACTTCCCAAAGGCAAAGGCATGGCCTCTTCGAGTGCGGATATTGCTGCTGTGGTAGTGGCGGTGATGGAGGCCTTAGGCGAACCGTGGTCACCAAAGTTCGTGATGGATATTGCCACAGAGATTGAGCCAACCGACGGGATTTTCTGTCCGGGC
The Selenomonas ruminantium AC2024 DNA segment above includes these coding regions:
- the dhaL gene encoding dihydroxyacetone kinase subunit DhaL — translated: MFGKEYMLAALETICRDIIEHEEELNRLDNAIGDGDHGTNMARFSRIVLQELPKLAADNEQLGEIFHQVGMRCINEIGGSAGPLFGTFFLRAGMASMGKTVLTPADWAMAFDAGTMGVSLLGKSSEGDKTMLDAMFPAGRAMQKAVGKGGSLPEVLAAGAEAAENGVLYTKTIQANKGRASYLGSRSIGHQDPGATTIMLMLQAMHKVAVERDVD